Proteins encoded together in one Aminivibrio pyruvatiphilus window:
- a CDS encoding ABC transporter ATP-binding protein → MESPHNEALSLRGITKVFPGVLANAGVNLSARRGEILAILGENGAGKSTLMKILYGMYQPDSGAVSVNGREVRIRSPKDALALGIGMIHQHFTLVPVHTVWENVVLGLDPSSGRPADRKGAVRELEALGRKYGLAVDPCAVVADLSVGMQQKTEILKVLYRSVSILVLDEPTAVLTPGEAENLFGFLQEFRAAGNTVLFITHKLGEVMEIADRIEVLRGGRNAGSFLRGEVTERELAARMVGGDIPPVGEPPSRPTGRDVLEVRDLWVRGSRGHHAVRGVSFAVRAGEIFGVAGVSGNGQEELADCVCGLARQERGEILLDGRVLPREDPGAVFRAGVGYIPADRHREGLVLDMTVEENLVLKNLPAYSRKGFLREGAIRENAERRIADYGIRPPLPGSRTASLSGGNQQKVVAAREIEAGRKCIVAVQPTRGLDLGAAAHVHRMLAGARSEGRAVFLVSTELSEIMSLSDTVAVMTGGEILGIFPRESADLRMIGMLMAGRKGEPE, encoded by the coding sequence ATGGAATCCCCACACAATGAAGCCCTTTCCCTCCGCGGGATCACGAAAGTCTTTCCCGGGGTGCTTGCCAACGCTGGTGTGAACCTTTCCGCCCGCCGGGGGGAAATCCTGGCCATACTGGGTGAGAACGGCGCCGGCAAGTCCACCCTGATGAAGATACTGTACGGCATGTATCAGCCGGACAGCGGCGCAGTCTCCGTGAACGGCAGGGAGGTCAGGATCCGTTCTCCGAAGGATGCGCTGGCCCTCGGCATCGGGATGATCCACCAGCATTTTACCCTCGTTCCTGTCCATACTGTCTGGGAGAACGTGGTGCTCGGCCTTGACCCTTCTTCGGGGCGTCCCGCCGACCGGAAGGGCGCCGTCAGAGAGCTGGAGGCCCTGGGCAGGAAGTACGGTCTTGCAGTCGACCCCTGTGCCGTCGTTGCCGATCTTTCGGTGGGGATGCAGCAGAAGACGGAAATTCTGAAGGTTCTCTACCGCAGCGTCAGCATCCTGGTCCTGGACGAGCCCACCGCCGTCCTGACCCCGGGGGAGGCCGAGAACCTCTTCGGGTTTCTTCAGGAATTCCGGGCTGCGGGAAATACCGTCCTCTTCATCACCCACAAACTCGGGGAAGTAATGGAGATCGCCGACAGGATTGAAGTCCTGAGGGGCGGCAGAAACGCGGGATCCTTCCTGCGGGGTGAGGTGACCGAACGGGAGCTTGCAGCCCGTATGGTTGGAGGGGACATTCCCCCTGTCGGTGAGCCTCCGTCCCGGCCGACGGGCCGGGACGTCCTGGAAGTCCGGGATTTGTGGGTCAGAGGCAGCCGCGGGCACCATGCCGTCCGGGGCGTTTCCTTTGCCGTCAGGGCCGGGGAAATCTTCGGCGTCGCCGGAGTGAGCGGAAACGGACAGGAGGAGCTGGCCGACTGTGTTTGCGGCCTTGCCCGGCAGGAAAGGGGAGAGATCCTCCTCGACGGCCGGGTTCTTCCCCGGGAGGATCCGGGGGCTGTCTTCCGCGCCGGAGTGGGGTACATTCCCGCCGACAGGCACAGGGAAGGCCTGGTGCTCGACATGACAGTGGAAGAAAACCTCGTGCTGAAAAACCTGCCCGCCTATTCCCGGAAGGGCTTTCTCCGGGAAGGCGCCATTCGGGAAAATGCTGAACGGCGTATCGCCGACTACGGTATCCGGCCGCCCCTTCCGGGCAGCCGGACGGCCTCCCTGTCGGGAGGCAACCAGCAGAAAGTGGTGGCTGCACGGGAGATCGAGGCGGGACGGAAATGCATCGTGGCCGTGCAGCCGACCAGGGGGCTTGACCTGGGTGCCGCAGCCCACGTTCACCGGATGCTCGCAGGTGCCCGGAGCGAAGGCAGGGCCGTTTTTCTGGTGTCAACAGAACTTTCAGAAATTATGAGCCTTTCCGATACAGTCGCCGTCATGACCGGCGGCGAAATTCTCGGAATTTTTCCAAGGGAGAGCGCCGACCTTCGGATGATCGGAATGCTCATGGCCGGCAGAAAGGGGGAACCGGAGTGA
- a CDS encoding cyclodeaminase/cyclohydrolase family protein, whose translation MTLLKDRSLEDFSGELAAASAAPGGGSAAALSGALGAALVSMVCRLTLGKKEYEEYEEELKEVLALSEDLRKNLVNAVDVDAAAYGMVMEAFALPRQTDEEKVVRREAIQKAFREACESPRKTSLWCLDVLRLCARVSGKVNVNAASDLGVGANQALAGLEGAAMNVLINLPSIKDEEYTDHLREEVEETEEEGRILKAGVLREVLAYIGGAD comes from the coding sequence ATGACCCTTCTGAAAGACAGGAGCCTTGAGGATTTTTCGGGAGAGCTTGCGGCCGCTTCGGCGGCGCCGGGAGGCGGCAGCGCCGCCGCCCTTTCGGGAGCCCTCGGCGCGGCCCTTGTTTCCATGGTGTGCCGGCTCACTCTCGGCAAAAAGGAGTACGAGGAGTACGAGGAGGAGCTGAAGGAGGTTCTTGCCCTCTCCGAAGACCTGAGAAAGAACCTGGTGAACGCTGTGGACGTGGATGCCGCGGCCTACGGCATGGTAATGGAGGCCTTCGCCCTTCCCAGGCAGACCGACGAAGAGAAGGTGGTCCGGAGGGAGGCCATTCAGAAGGCGTTCCGGGAAGCCTGCGAATCGCCGAGAAAAACATCCCTCTGGTGCCTCGATGTGCTTCGGCTCTGTGCCCGCGTGTCGGGGAAGGTGAACGTCAACGCGGCCAGCGATCTCGGCGTGGGGGCCAACCAGGCCCTGGCAGGGCTTGAGGGAGCCGCCATGAACGTGCTGATCAACCTTCCGTCCATCAAGGACGAGGAGTACACGGACCACCTCCGTGAAGAGGTCGAGGAGACCGAGGAGGAAGGGCGGATTCTCAAGGCCGGGGTACTCAGGGAGGTCCTGGCCTATATCGGGGGAGCCGACTGA
- a CDS encoding ABC transporter permease, protein MILEGLLARAVQMSTPLLLGSLGEVIVERTGVMNMAIEGIFLLGAWAGFTGAYITGSLAAGFLCAMAAGVAVGALYGWITVCLKQHQIVTGVAINILAAGIGIFFYRVLFGVPLLPLTVEPLRPLAVPFLSDIPVIGPALFRQNILTYLAWGAMPLGWWVLFRTRTGLVLRSTGANPEAVDAAGISVERVRFGAVLAAGALSGLAGAFYSIGYLGLFSNDMIGGRGWIAFALCFLGNWNPLGALLGAVVFGIADAAAITLQTSGIRMVPNEFLIALPYMLTIAATLARKRFNVPASLGTAYIKEEK, encoded by the coding sequence GTGATTCTCGAGGGGCTTCTCGCCCGGGCGGTTCAGATGAGCACCCCCCTTCTCCTCGGGTCGCTCGGGGAAGTGATCGTCGAGCGGACGGGCGTCATGAACATGGCCATCGAAGGTATTTTCCTCCTCGGCGCGTGGGCGGGGTTCACCGGGGCCTACATCACGGGCAGTCTCGCCGCCGGCTTCCTGTGCGCCATGGCTGCAGGCGTTGCCGTCGGCGCCCTCTACGGCTGGATCACCGTCTGCCTGAAACAGCACCAGATCGTGACGGGGGTGGCCATCAACATCCTGGCTGCCGGAATCGGCATCTTCTTCTACAGGGTGCTCTTCGGCGTTCCCCTTCTCCCTCTCACGGTGGAACCTCTCCGTCCCCTGGCCGTCCCGTTCCTGTCGGACATCCCGGTTATCGGCCCGGCACTCTTCAGGCAGAACATTCTCACCTACCTGGCCTGGGGAGCCATGCCCCTGGGGTGGTGGGTACTCTTCCGGACCAGGACCGGGCTGGTTCTCAGGTCAACGGGGGCCAACCCTGAGGCCGTCGATGCGGCAGGCATCTCCGTGGAGCGGGTCCGGTTCGGCGCCGTTCTCGCGGCAGGCGCCCTCAGCGGGCTGGCCGGGGCGTTTTACTCCATAGGCTATCTCGGCCTTTTTTCCAATGACATGATCGGAGGACGGGGATGGATCGCCTTCGCCCTCTGTTTTCTCGGGAACTGGAATCCCCTGGGGGCTCTCCTCGGAGCGGTGGTCTTCGGCATCGCTGACGCGGCGGCCATCACCCTGCAGACATCGGGTATCCGGATGGTTCCCAACGAGTTTCTCATAGCCCTTCCCTATATGCTCACCATTGCGGCCACCCTGGCCAGGAAGCGGTTCAACGTTCCGGCCTCGCTGGGAACGGCCTATATCAAGGAGGAAAAATGA
- a CDS encoding hydroxymethylglutaryl-CoA lyase → MSVQWPEKVIFCEVGPRDGLQNEPSTLAVERKIALIEGVADAGVKIVEVGSFVHPKAVPQMADTDEVARTFRRVEGVEYRALVANLKGVERAMASGITKVKLTVSASESHAKANLNKTPRELIEGFKECAAFAAAHGMEVSGAVSTAFGCPFEGKVPPSQIREIAGRMHDLGLTELSLSDTTGMANPRQVFDLSSMMIKEFPAVRWFLHFHNTRGMALANIVAGMQAGVVRFDGSLAGLGGCPYAPGASGNIASEDMIHMFHEMGIETGIDLGHIIALAGQLRDWVGHADSAVLKAGTCAELVPLTAAKKQG, encoded by the coding sequence ATGTCCGTACAGTGGCCTGAAAAGGTCATCTTCTGCGAGGTCGGCCCCAGGGACGGCCTGCAGAACGAACCTTCCACCCTTGCCGTGGAAAGGAAAATCGCCCTCATCGAGGGCGTGGCTGATGCAGGGGTGAAAATCGTGGAGGTAGGCTCCTTCGTGCACCCCAAGGCGGTCCCGCAGATGGCCGATACCGACGAGGTGGCCCGGACATTCCGCCGTGTCGAAGGGGTGGAATACCGGGCCCTCGTGGCAAACCTCAAGGGAGTGGAGCGCGCCATGGCCTCGGGGATCACCAAGGTGAAGCTCACCGTCTCCGCCAGCGAATCCCACGCGAAGGCGAACCTGAACAAGACGCCCCGGGAGCTCATCGAAGGATTCAAAGAATGCGCCGCCTTCGCAGCGGCACACGGAATGGAGGTTTCCGGGGCTGTGTCCACCGCCTTCGGCTGTCCCTTCGAAGGGAAGGTGCCGCCGTCACAGATAAGGGAAATCGCCGGCCGGATGCACGACCTGGGACTGACCGAGCTTTCCCTGTCCGATACCACCGGCATGGCCAATCCCCGCCAGGTCTTCGACCTCTCCTCCATGATGATCAAGGAGTTTCCTGCCGTGCGCTGGTTTCTTCACTTCCACAACACCAGGGGCATGGCCCTGGCAAACATCGTCGCGGGAATGCAGGCCGGGGTCGTTCGCTTCGACGGCTCTCTCGCCGGCCTCGGGGGCTGTCCCTACGCACCGGGGGCTTCCGGGAACATCGCCTCGGAGGACATGATCCACATGTTCCACGAGATGGGAATAGAGACAGGCATCGATCTCGGCCACATCATCGCCCTGGCCGGGCAGCTCAGGGACTGGGTGGGACACGCCGACAGCGCAGTCCTGAAAGCGGGGACCTGCGCAGAACTTGTTCCGCTGACCGCGGCGAAGAAACAGGGCTGA
- the hydA gene encoding dihydropyrimidinase: MYDLVIRGGTVVTPETVLTTDIGIFGEKIAALGDGLEGKAEVDASGKLVLPGAIDPHVHFSLPVGGTVSSDDFYSGSVAAACGGVTTVIDFTVGAPERTMADDLRNRLEDARPSVVDYSFHGEVVGWRPGRTAEISDAMARGIKSFKFFTAYGASGRRTDTGPLYHAFRAIAEGDGVAVVHAEDDSMIEASAALLSKEEWGRMGTVAEVRSDLCEASAVNTVGWIAAKAGVRCHIVHLSSALGLGEVEEARKKGALMTAETCPQYLLLTSGVYGGPQGHLFSATPALRTRNDNEALWRALGSGAVDFAATDHCPFTRTQKEWKGAFDRLPGGLPGVETLLPLLYSEGVLRGKLSLCSLARVTSEQAAKLYGLYPKKGCLFPGSDGDLVIFDPEDAWTIRAGALRMNVDFSPYEGLEVRGKVWQTISRGEIIYADGRFLGRRGRGKFLPR, translated from the coding sequence ATGTATGACCTGGTAATCAGGGGCGGGACGGTGGTGACACCGGAGACCGTTCTCACCACCGACATAGGGATTTTCGGAGAAAAGATCGCCGCCCTCGGCGACGGACTTGAGGGAAAGGCCGAGGTGGACGCGTCGGGCAAGCTGGTCCTTCCGGGAGCCATCGACCCCCATGTGCATTTTTCCCTTCCCGTGGGAGGCACCGTGTCGAGCGACGATTTCTATTCCGGTTCCGTGGCGGCGGCCTGCGGTGGAGTGACTACCGTGATCGATTTCACCGTGGGGGCTCCCGAACGGACCATGGCCGATGACCTGCGGAATCGCCTCGAGGACGCCCGCCCCTCGGTGGTGGATTATTCCTTCCACGGGGAGGTGGTGGGCTGGCGGCCCGGCCGGACCGCCGAAATATCCGACGCCATGGCCAGGGGGATAAAAAGTTTCAAGTTCTTCACCGCCTACGGAGCCTCGGGAAGGAGAACCGACACGGGGCCCCTCTACCACGCCTTCCGGGCCATAGCCGAAGGGGACGGTGTGGCCGTGGTCCACGCCGAGGACGACAGCATGATCGAGGCTTCCGCGGCCCTTCTCTCCAAGGAGGAGTGGGGCCGCATGGGAACTGTGGCGGAAGTCCGGTCCGACCTCTGCGAAGCCTCGGCGGTGAATACCGTGGGATGGATCGCCGCGAAGGCAGGCGTGCGGTGCCACATCGTTCATCTCAGCTCCGCCCTCGGCCTCGGGGAAGTGGAGGAGGCCCGGAAGAAGGGAGCCCTCATGACGGCGGAGACCTGCCCCCAGTACCTGCTGCTCACGTCCGGCGTCTACGGAGGGCCCCAGGGGCACCTCTTTTCCGCCACGCCCGCCCTGCGGACCCGGAATGACAATGAAGCGCTCTGGCGCGCCCTCGGTTCCGGTGCGGTGGATTTCGCCGCCACGGATCACTGCCCCTTCACCCGGACCCAGAAGGAATGGAAGGGGGCTTTCGACCGGCTGCCCGGAGGGCTGCCCGGGGTGGAGACACTCCTGCCACTGCTGTATTCGGAGGGCGTGCTCAGAGGAAAGCTCTCCCTGTGCTCCCTTGCCCGGGTGACCTCGGAACAGGCGGCGAAGCTCTACGGCCTCTATCCAAAGAAAGGCTGCCTCTTTCCCGGCTCCGACGGAGACCTGGTCATCTTCGACCCCGAGGACGCCTGGACCATCCGGGCGGGGGCCCTGAGAATGAACGTGGACTTTTCCCCCTATGAGGGTCTTGAAGTCAGGGGAAAGGTGTGGCAGACCATCTCCAGGGGCGAGATCATCTATGCCGACGGGCGGTTTCTCGGCAGGAGGGGGAGGGGAAAGTTTCTTCCGAGATGA
- a CDS encoding Gfo/Idh/MocA family protein — translation MKTVTVGIIGAGFASKFHCRSFSRVAGIDVRLKSVADVDAGKASALAGEFGLEECHGDYRVLLDDPEIDVIDICTPPFLHPGMTLEALAAGKHVICEKPLTGYFGVPGDGTPIGDRVPKSVMYEKVLEDIRNLERAVAGSDRLFMYAENYVYSPNILKAAEIIRARKSRILFMKGEESLKGSTSPVAGRWDRTGGGSLIRVGCHPIGGILWLKREEARARQTSIGIRSVLCDTARMTPSLSDHERRHISVRPEDVEDFASLVLTFTDGTRAVVIAGDTMLGGTRNYVEVYANDAVMLCMITPSDNLSTYMLDEEGMDGVYISEMLPAKTGWQKPFVAEEHLRGYVVQFQDFMECAATGRKPLSDLEIACDVARVIYGAYLSAEQGKRVDF, via the coding sequence ATGAAGACCGTTACGGTTGGCATCATAGGCGCCGGCTTTGCGTCGAAATTTCACTGCCGGTCCTTTTCCAGGGTGGCGGGCATAGATGTCCGTCTGAAGTCCGTCGCGGATGTGGATGCCGGGAAGGCTTCCGCCCTTGCCGGGGAGTTCGGGCTGGAGGAATGCCACGGCGATTACCGGGTCCTCCTGGACGACCCGGAGATTGACGTCATAGACATCTGCACCCCGCCTTTCCTGCACCCGGGCATGACTCTGGAGGCCCTCGCGGCAGGAAAGCACGTTATCTGCGAAAAGCCCCTGACCGGCTATTTCGGCGTCCCGGGCGACGGGACGCCCATCGGGGACAGGGTGCCCAAATCGGTTATGTACGAAAAGGTTCTCGAGGATATCCGGAACCTTGAAAGGGCCGTGGCAGGAAGCGACAGGCTCTTCATGTACGCCGAGAATTATGTTTATTCGCCGAATATCCTGAAGGCCGCCGAAATAATCAGAGCCCGGAAGAGCAGGATCCTCTTCATGAAGGGAGAGGAAAGCCTCAAAGGTTCCACGTCCCCGGTGGCCGGGCGGTGGGACAGAACGGGCGGAGGTTCCCTCATCCGGGTGGGGTGCCACCCCATCGGGGGGATCCTCTGGCTCAAGAGGGAAGAGGCCCGGGCGAGGCAAACGTCCATCGGCATCCGGAGCGTCCTGTGCGACACGGCCCGCATGACGCCCTCCCTGAGCGATCATGAGCGGCGCCATATCAGTGTCCGTCCTGAGGACGTGGAGGACTTCGCCTCCCTTGTCCTCACGTTCACCGACGGCACCAGGGCGGTGGTGATAGCGGGAGACACCATGCTGGGCGGCACGAGGAACTACGTGGAGGTCTACGCCAACGACGCGGTGATGCTCTGCATGATCACCCCTTCTGACAATCTCAGCACCTACATGCTTGACGAGGAGGGAATGGACGGAGTCTATATCTCGGAGATGCTTCCGGCAAAGACGGGCTGGCAGAAGCCCTTCGTCGCCGAAGAGCACCTGAGGGGATACGTGGTCCAGTTCCAGGATTTCATGGAGTGCGCCGCCACGGGCAGGAAGCCTCTGTCCGACTTGGAGATTGCCTGTGACGTGGCCAGGGTGATCTACGGGGCCTATCTCTCGGCAGAGCAGGGTAAAAGGGTCGATTTCTGA
- a CDS encoding formate--tetrahydrofolate ligase: protein MKVPSDIEIAQSAELRPIVGIAEKLGIGEDDLELYGRYKAKISPAVWERVKNNPDGKLILVTAITPTPAGEGKTTTTVGLSQALAKLGQKVSFAIREPSLGPSFGVKGGAAGGGYSQVIPMEDINLHFTGDLHAITTAHNLIAAMIDNSLQQGNELNLDPRRIVWRRVMDLNERALRSIILGLGGKANGVPRESGFDITVASEIMAILCLSTDLMDLKERIRKIVIGYTYDGKAVTAGDIGAAGSAAVLLKDAVKPNLVQTLEGVPAFIHGGPFANIAHGCNSLQATRLGLKLSDYFVTEAGFGADLGAEKFLDIKCRLGGLTPSAVVIVATVRALKMHGGRKKTELAQEDLAALEKGMTNLEKHIENIASFGLPAVVAINRFPTDTEAELALVEEKCSRLGASVALSEVWEKGGDGGLDLGRKVMEACERRSSFRFLYEASLSPKEKIGKIAREIYGAAGVTYTDQAEKDLAQIHELGKDGLLVCMAKTQYSLSDDPALLGRPEGFTVTVREVRLSAGAGFLVAITGSVMTMPGLPKKPAALSIDIDEKGRITGLF from the coding sequence ATGAAAGTACCGAGCGATATAGAGATAGCGCAGAGCGCGGAGCTCAGGCCCATAGTGGGAATCGCCGAAAAACTCGGCATAGGAGAGGACGACCTTGAACTCTACGGCAGATACAAGGCGAAGATCTCCCCGGCGGTGTGGGAGCGGGTGAAGAACAACCCCGACGGAAAGCTCATTCTCGTCACCGCCATCACCCCCACCCCGGCAGGGGAGGGAAAGACCACCACCACGGTGGGACTCTCCCAGGCCCTTGCGAAGCTCGGCCAGAAGGTGAGCTTCGCCATCCGCGAACCGTCCCTCGGCCCCAGCTTCGGCGTCAAGGGCGGGGCTGCCGGAGGCGGGTACAGCCAGGTTATTCCCATGGAGGACATCAACCTCCACTTCACCGGCGACCTCCATGCCATCACCACGGCCCACAACCTCATCGCCGCCATGATCGACAACTCGCTCCAGCAGGGCAACGAGCTCAACCTCGACCCCCGGAGGATCGTGTGGAGACGGGTGATGGACCTGAACGAGCGGGCCCTGAGGAGCATCATCCTGGGTCTCGGCGGAAAGGCCAACGGCGTACCCCGGGAGAGCGGCTTCGACATCACCGTGGCATCGGAGATCATGGCCATTCTCTGCCTCTCCACTGACCTCATGGACCTGAAGGAAAGAATACGGAAGATCGTCATCGGCTACACCTATGACGGCAAGGCCGTCACAGCGGGAGATATCGGCGCGGCCGGCTCCGCTGCCGTCCTCCTCAAGGATGCCGTCAAGCCCAATCTCGTCCAGACCCTGGAAGGTGTTCCCGCCTTCATCCACGGCGGTCCCTTCGCCAACATCGCCCACGGCTGCAACTCCCTCCAGGCGACCCGTCTCGGCCTGAAGCTCTCCGACTATTTCGTCACCGAGGCGGGCTTCGGCGCCGACCTCGGCGCGGAAAAGTTCCTGGACATCAAGTGCCGCCTCGGCGGCCTCACCCCTTCGGCGGTGGTGATCGTCGCCACGGTGCGGGCCCTGAAGATGCACGGGGGAAGAAAAAAGACGGAACTCGCCCAGGAGGACCTTGCGGCCCTGGAAAAGGGCATGACCAACCTGGAGAAGCATATCGAGAATATCGCCTCCTTCGGTCTGCCCGCCGTGGTGGCCATCAACCGGTTCCCCACGGACACCGAGGCTGAACTTGCCCTCGTGGAAGAAAAGTGCTCCCGTCTCGGTGCCTCCGTGGCCCTCTCCGAAGTGTGGGAGAAGGGAGGAGACGGCGGGCTTGACCTCGGCAGAAAGGTTATGGAGGCCTGCGAAAGGCGGTCATCGTTCCGCTTCCTCTACGAAGCGTCCCTCAGCCCGAAGGAGAAGATCGGGAAAATCGCCCGGGAAATCTACGGCGCCGCCGGAGTGACCTACACGGACCAGGCGGAGAAGGACCTCGCCCAGATCCATGAGCTCGGCAAGGACGGCCTTCTGGTCTGCATGGCCAAAACCCAGTATTCACTTTCCGACGATCCGGCCCTCCTCGGCCGTCCCGAAGGCTTCACGGTGACGGTGCGGGAAGTCCGCCTGTCGGCGGGAGCGGGTTTCCTGGTCGCCATCACCGGGTCGGTGATGACCATGCCCGGACTGCCGAAAAAGCCGGCAGCCCTTTCCATCGACATCGACGAAAAGGGCCGCATCACCGGCCTCTTTTAG
- the folD gene encoding bifunctional methylenetetrahydrofolate dehydrogenase/methenyltetrahydrofolate cyclohydrolase FolD, which produces MTARILDGKKLSAEIRASVKEETAFLREKGIVPGLAVVLVGDDPASKVYVGQKEKGCLEAGFASFLHRLPDSTTQEELLDLIGRLNGDASVHGILVQLPLPRQIDPDTVLAAIRPEKDVDGFHPVNVGRLVAGLPACEPCTPKGILRLLKSTGIPLAGKEAVVIGRSNIVGKPVALMLLAESATVTVCHSRTKDLAEHVRRADILVAAIGKPRFVTADMVKEGAVVVDVGINRLEEGLVGDVDFGPVSEKAAWITPVPGGVGPMTIAMLLENTLEQAKKA; this is translated from the coding sequence ATGACCGCCAGGATCCTCGACGGTAAGAAGCTTTCGGCCGAAATACGGGCCTCCGTAAAGGAAGAGACCGCCTTTCTCCGGGAAAAGGGCATCGTTCCCGGTCTCGCGGTGGTTCTCGTGGGGGATGACCCGGCGTCGAAGGTCTATGTCGGGCAGAAGGAAAAGGGGTGCCTGGAGGCGGGGTTCGCGTCCTTCCTCCACAGGCTGCCTGACTCCACCACCCAGGAGGAGCTGCTCGACCTCATCGGCAGGCTGAACGGAGATGCTTCGGTCCACGGAATCCTCGTCCAGCTCCCCCTGCCGCGGCAGATCGATCCCGACACCGTCCTCGCGGCCATCCGGCCGGAAAAGGACGTGGACGGCTTCCACCCCGTGAACGTCGGGCGCCTCGTGGCGGGACTCCCGGCCTGCGAACCCTGCACCCCCAAGGGGATACTCCGCCTTCTCAAAAGCACGGGGATCCCCCTGGCGGGGAAGGAAGCCGTGGTCATAGGGAGAAGCAACATCGTGGGCAAGCCCGTGGCTCTCATGCTCCTGGCGGAGAGCGCCACGGTGACTGTCTGCCACAGCAGGACGAAGGATCTCGCGGAGCATGTCCGAAGGGCGGATATACTCGTCGCGGCCATCGGGAAGCCCCGGTTCGTCACCGCGGACATGGTGAAGGAAGGGGCCGTGGTGGTGGACGTGGGGATCAACAGGCTCGAGGAAGGCCTTGTGGGAGACGTGGATTTCGGTCCCGTCTCGGAGAAGGCGGCGTGGATAACCCCCGTTCCGGGCGGGGTCGGACCCATGACCATCGCCATGCTCCTGGAGAACACCCTGGAGCAGGCAAAAAAAGCCTGA
- a CDS encoding ABC transporter permease has protein sequence MAENRRENPLFDAITDPDGVLSSLFFPAMSVFLGLASAGVLMPFLGHSPAAVYRDLFSFAFRDIYNIADIFAKASPLILTGLAFAFAFRAGLFNIGAQGQFYLGAVASAACALSFPYLPSWVLLPLCAAASMAAGGLWGGMTGFFKARFNANEFLVSMMSTYVAVAIMDFLVRSPLREAKGEYPQTDVLAEAAWIPSFLPGTRFHWGFFLALAAAGAAWVLLWKTTLGFRMRAVGKNRAAARFAGIREKSVFVSVFLVSGAFAGLAGFLEVNGVQHMVVQGFNPLLGAEGIGIAVLGSAHPLGVVLSALLFGALKVGGLLVTQTSSVPSSIIAILEGFVMLYVILSFYFRHRLRRSRSRRRTAAGGEAP, from the coding sequence ATGGCGGAAAACCGCAGGGAAAATCCACTATTTGACGCAATCACCGATCCCGACGGCGTTCTTTCATCCCTCTTCTTCCCCGCCATGTCCGTTTTCCTCGGCCTCGCTTCCGCCGGCGTTCTCATGCCGTTCCTCGGGCACAGCCCGGCGGCGGTGTACCGGGACCTGTTTTCCTTCGCCTTCCGGGACATCTACAATATCGCCGACATTTTCGCCAAGGCGTCTCCCCTGATCCTGACGGGCCTGGCGTTTGCCTTCGCTTTCCGGGCGGGCCTGTTCAACATCGGAGCCCAGGGCCAGTTCTACCTCGGCGCCGTCGCCTCGGCGGCCTGCGCCCTTTCCTTTCCGTACCTGCCGTCATGGGTGCTTCTTCCTCTCTGCGCCGCCGCGTCCATGGCGGCAGGAGGACTGTGGGGGGGCATGACGGGCTTCTTCAAGGCAAGGTTCAATGCCAACGAATTTCTCGTCAGCATGATGTCCACCTACGTGGCGGTGGCGATAATGGATTTCCTTGTCAGGAGCCCCCTGAGGGAAGCCAAGGGGGAATACCCCCAGACGGACGTCCTGGCCGAGGCGGCCTGGATTCCATCCTTTCTGCCCGGCACAAGGTTCCACTGGGGATTCTTCCTTGCCCTTGCCGCCGCCGGGGCGGCATGGGTTCTTCTCTGGAAAACGACCCTGGGCTTCCGGATGAGGGCGGTGGGGAAAAACAGGGCCGCTGCCCGGTTCGCAGGCATCAGGGAAAAGAGCGTTTTTGTCTCCGTATTCCTCGTCAGCGGCGCCTTCGCCGGACTGGCGGGCTTCCTCGAGGTGAACGGAGTCCAGCACATGGTCGTCCAGGGCTTCAACCCGCTGCTGGGCGCGGAGGGCATCGGCATCGCCGTCCTCGGCAGCGCCCATCCTCTCGGCGTGGTGCTGTCAGCCCTTCTTTTCGGGGCCCTCAAGGTGGGGGGCCTGCTGGTCACCCAGACGTCCTCCGTCCCGTCGAGCATCATCGCCATCCTCGAAGGATTCGTCATGCTCTACGTGATCCTTTCCTTCTATTTCCGGCACAGGCTGAGGCGTTCAAGGTCCCGCCGACGGACGGCCGCGGGAGGTGAAGCGCCGTGA